The segment TTAAATGTTATAAGCTCTTCCGTTAGTagcacaaaaataatttaactctCCGTAACTATTTATCTCGTTtcgatagtattattcgtttccctcatttgtatttcactatcctgttatgattaaactttgataacttttttgtttgttatcagaaaatgttagacttggtattgaattataggagcaggcatgctctttttacacagcacaaattcaagtttataaatcaaaaaataaatttagtttaatagaagtcaaatcaacgttggcagcgtcaattaggagagaaagagttaaatatcgGTATAGAGTTAGAGGAAGTATTCGACTTCCCTCTTTGACTTATACGTATGTATATAAAGATAAATTGGCAATTAACTAGGGGCAATAAAGTAGAATCTAGGTGaagtttacttttacttttattatgttggcctccttcagttgtaggacgactatggttcacctcgaacactttttcatgtgctgtggagccctattttggagagacactcccgtccacaaatattgcaggttagggtggctttcgctttggtggttgGGGAGCCGGCCATTTAACGCAAGGCAACCCTTTATTCCAGacctgaggcccatgttttctcgctgtccatagctttcttggtcactgtctctctccatctagtgcggtctagggctatgtcttcccaatggtcagtttcgatgttcactgttttgaggtcccgttttatcaCATCCACGTAATGGagtgttgtgacacggttactgtgtgaggtcaaccgtgacacacggtcaagtgttgggtatcggagagCTAGGGGACTTAGGGGAGgtgacgagtgtgtaaacaagaagagaggaagtcagCTACTGAAGTTGGGTATCTGTATATAACgttgccgtgtatatatgtttcTTCACATGGAGGTGGGGGCGACGAGTTTTTGTTAAGCTAGACGTGATTTGCCGTAgagaatgactttcgggatATTTAATTAAGGTGGGATTTTCTTTAAGGGGAGCGAATTTATAATTAGCAAGTTTTCTATGCATACGGGAACTATCAATAAGCTATACAAGAATCTACctgtaacgtctgtaatatataagataagatataaatctaagggaggcaactcaacgaggataTGCCCTTATTCccaggacatcacaaacacgTGATAACAGTGCATAGTTTTCATTGCGACTCCTAGACTTAGGTGGAACTGCCTTGTTTCTTCTGTCAACATTAATATCTAATCTAGTTCCTAACAGAGCACAACTTCTACAGAAACGAGAAGTcagtgcgcatggcagagttacaTATCAGTcacaacaatatttaaaaaaacattcgaTCATTTTTTATGCACGTACAGCACGCGGAATCAAATGTTTATCTCatgtattatttagttggcagcagtgcTCTTTTAAaagagcgtccttgacattgttaacTTTGTccaattatttcaaaatgtgatgGAGATTTGAACCTCAGAACGGGCAGAACCCTTCCTCCTCaatccttttatatatatttttttcatggaATTtgatgctttagtttttttaaagactttttgtttaaattctcgtgatttactttaaaaatggtGCACGGCGACTATGTCAGACCACTATGTTAAATATTTCCGAGAAGGGGGTGCTACCCCATGGTATAGAGTGGTAGAGACCTGCTATCCCATGGTACAAAGCGGCAGAGATCGACTACCCCATcatatagagagatagatagaaacCGTCTACTCCATTGTATAGATCGAGGTAgagaaattgtatttttaattgtaCACATCGTGAGTTCAATAGAAAGAAACTGCTTCGTCATTGTAAGCAAGCCAACACactgaagttgttttttttttttcagtttatcACCAAGATTCCTGGATACAATCAATATTACTTTAATGTCAGGCTGCATTTAATTAGTTGCCATTTTGGATTCTGCCGGTTTGgatatcacccccccccctctctctttctttacttgGCCTATAGATTTATGTAGCCAATCAATAATGTCGTACTGGTTTGTGGGATGCTTGCACAGACTTAAACTGCTTGACATCTTTGCTTGAAGCACTGTATTGACGTACGTGCATGATTACGTATTGCACATAAAGACTATGTCCCGCGTAGAAGTCTCGAGGTTATAGATTTTGGTAATCGATGTACTTGTTACATCTAGTTTAGTATCTATCTATACAATAAAGTAGAacgtaaggcgtatgtatgtatgtcccgcatagaaatcaaaaccgtttgaccaaccttgataaaacttggcataaatgtttcttgggtactaactggaaccgtaacgTATGTATTATAGCCCtgctaaaacaaaattaacactctaaaaaaaagttgcctagctctatgaaagtattactaccggtatttcatggatctaggccatgtttataTGAGACTAGATCGAAAGGATTTCaatctaattctaattttaGAACTACACTTtgaacagatagttttttactttgacacaggaaaaatacaaaatataatctattgattttattatttaataaaattaaccttcaaatgtgtgtttcaaaagcatttttacataaatgtgttctttatatctgcgaatttagacgtcCTGACGTACGTACTTTAGAATTCAAATAGACATGTCTACATGAGACAAAAGGGAAAAGGTCACGCGTGCGCAGAGCGAAGGCTCCACGCTTGCACACAAACATCCGATGCCTaggccaggggtcggcaaccttttgagtcggaagagccaaaaattagaatttacaaattttaaagtttttaaagagccacaacattttttcttgccaacaataaatagtactcacaCACTCTTTTTAAACGtgttattcatatatatatatagtgtttttCACTataaattagataatatatatggCGTTATTAGATAATTATCTTTAATTCGGTAACAACCAAAGCTGTTAAACATTTAGGCCTACTTACActactaacttgtacttcactaacaaacaattgagcaaacaaagTCAGTGGGAGCGATGCCTTtgcatagttttagaaagtttggatacatttggctcataacttatttttagtttcaaacacgactctcaATTTTCATTTGTAAGTTAAATCGAGCAATTGCACTTCTAGAGATCAAGTATCATTttcaaatggatcaatgtggatttcattactatttgtgttgaaatGGTGTACCaggaatgctagaatagttttgttggttttgaactgcttaaatttatcaagaaattcatcttagattttttgtataactgtgctgaagtaattcgtgtcaaaagttgctctgattttatcgcgatactgctttagacattgaaaatgaagttatttgccgctctgaatatcttctgcaaaaaaaaaatgttttcttcaaaacaaaccaattcggCTGGGTTTTACTTTCCTTGCAgctttagattcagctcatttaatttcgaTGTTATATCCAACATAAAGAAAAATGCTTGCAACCATTGTCATCTCTAATTCAGGGTAATTAATGCCTttatcatttaggaatgtatttatttcattcaagcacaaaaaaaaaaaactttcaaccTTTGGAAAGTCATCGCACTAGGTTGGGAAGAAGGatgtcggaatactgagtctccatttcctTTAAGAAGTCTTTTAACTCACGACGGTAGAGGGCTTTTGACAAcatgctgttaacaatcttaattaccaaatttatgacctcaactatttcggccggaaatgtttgggcacaaagcgcttcttggtgtattTTGCAGTaaaacgtaagaatttcgcggtttattttgtcgttgttgcccctttattttttcctgtcatacatCTGGCTCCATTAGGTGTTATTGAAAAGTTTTTAATAAAAGCGATCTtaatgtcttcaaggtatttgtGCACGGCATGCGCTCTATCTTCTCTTCTTGTTTGTCACGACAGTGGTAGCAATCCTAGAgtttcttcttttggacctttgggaagacatatacctgacaaaatggaaatcttgtgccgtgtctttatgtcgcaagactcatctatatcaAGTGATAAGACAGAAGAAAGTTGGATATCTTCGCctacaaatatgttacatttgaagacaattAAGCTATATTATCTTGTTCTGTTTAAGCGAATAAtggcaaatctttgattttttttttttaatttctggtttgtttttgaaatcatgAATCAGTTTTTCAGATGCATGTATGAAGCAGTTTTTCAGATACTCACCATCtataaatggtttgcctttttccGCAAATTTCTAGTGGTACTGCAAAGTGTGccagattagcattacttgtagattgcttctaacctGGAGAAGATAATCGCTTTTAACTCATtgacttgaaacaacaaactattcgTAACAGCCAAAGCACGTGGTGAAGATGCTAAttcgtcttgcgtcgaaagcgatttaaaacctacatagaaacatccgacgacGGCCGAGAGCTTCCAAcgactgacaacagtgacgaAGCATGTTATAGGGGAGGGGTGGGGTGAAAAAAGAGTACAAGTTGCTGAGAAATAGAATCGGTGGCTAATTCTCGTTAAAATATTCAGAACTATTTGAAAatatgtttcgataaaataaataatatttgcgtatggaactaacgagccgcagcttcacacccaaaaagccgcatgtggctcgcgagccgcaggttgccgaccccgggccTAGGCCTAACTCTCTTGAATTCTAAGATGAcagatctactttataccttaacgcatgaacatacaaaatatagtctagtccattcatttcatatttaaatccGATTACCTTTCAAATATGTGTTTCTAtagcatttttacatacattcgttcgccatAAGTGCAACTCAATTCTTTTATAGTGTCCATACcaacttcattttctttctcttttttcattttatctttttatcttattctctctctctctctacattaTCTTTGTCATTtcttcaactaaaaaaaagccTGTGAATCTGCTTTGACATTTGAAATGCAGGAACATTAGGCATTGACTCATTTTTGAACTGACACAACCGcgagtatatttcattaaatgCGCGTATATATTATGCACAGATTACGAGTGTATATATTTGTTAATCTAAATCGGATGATCTATGTAACTAGAAATGTGAATTTCTTGTGTTAAATTAAGACTGAATTAGATTTTGCattagaattaaaaataattaataaaaatttaaaagttttttcataaaagaatatttaaaaattaataaacacacagaatgaatatttttgtttatttccctAATAAGTCAAGATAAAAAGgcgaaaagaattagaaaagagGAAAGGAACGAATTCTGTTTATTACGAAACTCTGATGAATCTCTGCTTCCAGTGTGTCATCATGTGCAATGAAAATAAACTCCATTGtacgtatttaaaaataaatgaacctACAAGatcttttttactttctctcAGAGACATACTGTTTGATCCGTTCGTCTTCCCCCACGGTCTCAACAAGCTTCTTCACCAACGGGAAATTGTCAATAGAATCTTCCACTGTTGGCTTCAAAAAGCCAGTGGCCACATCAAAGAGGACAAAGTCGGCCAAGGTGATGGAATCTCCCACGAAGAATCCCGTACCGCTCTCCTTCAGTAAATTCTCGAAAAATCCAAGATATCTCGGACCAATCTCGGATTTCACTTCTTTTAAGTACTCTTCTTTTTTGACCGGGTCGGTCTCGCGATAGTACTTGGCATAGCCGTGGAGTAAGTCGCTTTGCAGTTGGTACACTGTGTCGATGGTCAGCGCCTCCAAGTTGGTCTTGCCGTAGAAGCCGAACTCCCTGGCTAAATAAGAAGCCAGAGCGACTGACTGGCCATATCGTTTACCGTCGAGTTCCAACACAGGGACTTGACCAAAAGGCATGGTAGGCTTGATCTCCGGCCACTTGTCCCTATCCAACCGGACATCCTCAAACTCTTTTCCAGCAAACTTCAGGAGAAGCCTCAGAATCTCTCCCAGTCCAGTCACATCGAAGTAGAGGACTTTAACACTTTGCGCCTCGGCCATTTGGAAACTGAAAACATAAGAAAAGACGATTTATTCCCTTCTGGATAAGAAACAAAACGTTAGCATAGTTAGAGACGTGTTGCCCCTTAATTTGCCCAAACCGCAGCCccttttgtcccccccccccaaaaaaaaatgctgagcAAATTAATATAAGTAGAGAACTAATTAATCTTTTCGGGGCGCAACTCCGAGGACGTGTTGAAATGagcaacatttttacaaagcttctatcaactcactctgtatgtaaGTCTGGtgcatatgttgttttttttaatcgcgatttctcccatttcccattctcggatcaagttgaagctttgcacaattgtttatttttgaTAACTGcgcatgaatcaattttttaaaataccaatgagttaattaattaattttttggttTTATGTAGAAAATGGGAGATAAATCTTCCAATATTTAGACTATGACAGTCATTGTGCGATTCTTCCCTTtatataagccttttttttttttaaacagtttttttttttatttcgtttgttGTCTAAACAGGGCATGAACAAGTTCACACAGGGCTTATAGTGGCCATGGATTGTTTCCGAATGTTGCCAGTCTGAACTGCCCTTTACGTGAGATGGGAGGGAGGGGCAAGCAGACGAGCACACTATGTCAACTTTCAAAATGTCAGATGAATGCAATATGATTTAAATCTTAGGTCATAGACAGTAAATAATATTGCCTTAATTacggtattttttaatgctaataATTTGGCACGAAATGGGAGGgaatacaatttgtttttttaaatcgccTTAGCCAAATGGGAGGGGCTGcggcttggcttctgaaccggggtcccaggttcgaatcctggtgaagactgggatttttaatttcgggatatttgggcgcctctgagtccacccagctctaatgcgtacctgacattagtaaaggcggttggtcgttgtgctggccacatgacaccctcgttaacagtaggccacaggatcagatgacctttacatcatcggccctatagaccacaactttactttttttccccctttgcCAAATGATATGCATGCAATATATAACCTGTAGGGCAAAGATAAGCTCAAATGTGTGCAGAAGACATAAAGATATGCATATTAAAGAAGCTTCCAGACATGTTTGTTCTGGATGCATGTCGggacgtgtttttttttcgttttcatTATTTTTGCAGACGTAGGTGAACTCTCTGGGAGGGATTTTTTGTGAAGGCCCCTATCCTCCTCAAGTTTCTATGTAAATGCACTCAATAATGTTAATGTATCTAGAGGCATTTCATATTTGTGAGCATAGAGCACGTGTACATAGAGTACATGGAGAACATAGAGTACATGTACTTGCACATTTAATCTCAATTCgatcattttattaaatttaataagcATTTTGTATTTTGAAATGTGGAGGCCCCTTTAAGGACAGGGCCCTTGCTGCAGCAAGGTCGTCAACCCGGCCTTGCATACGGAACTACTTTATTAACTGCATTCAAAGACCATAAAATGACAAGTCATCAAGACAGCACATATTGTAATTAAGAGCATTTCATTAAATCGTATATTCAAATATGGAAATGCAACACTTTATTCAtgtcaataaaaacaatttataattGAGCCATTTAAATCTACTTTTTGTGTGTAACAAAAAAggtgtaaataaacattaaatgtATGAATGTAACTAAGTCTGCACAAGCGAAAGCTTCACACAGAGAGATTCACTTTTGACATGTGATAAAGAGTACACGAGCAGTGCTACCATAAGTACATCGTAACACACGCTAATTGTAGGACTGGTGACATTTCTTGATAGTAGGCCCCACACATTCTTTGACTAAGCGATAGAAATTaccacaaatataaaaaaaaaataccatgcTAATTACTCAATTACTCTGAGTGGGGTCAGGACTCCCATCGTGCTCTGGTAAGATTaataaggtgttttttttttcaactttggTTAGACTCAGACAATTGCAGGTGGGGCCCTAAAGATAAAGCCCCGGTAAAATCATTTCATAACAGAATAAAAGGTAGAAATGCTTAAAATGTGCATCGCAGGGTTAAAATATGATTTACGGTTCTAGGGGTCAGGGACGGACTTAGGCATAGGGAAACTAGGCCTTGGGCCTCCTATTAGTGGACGCGCAGGActtcaagaaaaaacaattaagagaaaaaatggCAAAACATGGATTAAATCTCAAACAAAGCAGAACTCTACGGCTCAATGTTTACTAGCTTAGCTCTAGGTATATCTATATGTTTTATTGACGATTGGTTgaatctacttgttagactacagctGTTACAAGGccattgttttttccttttgGTGAAAAGTCAAAACGTTTATTTCTAGTTCAgtgatcatgaatcgtccatgAAGCACAGCCGTGCTATCAGCACTACATGAATgaaacttatttgttgatttagatacaggaaggtttttaattcattgcgtatttttatgtcttaatttttttgtttttctatttgggGCCACCCTATTGATTTCGCCTAGAGCCGTCAATTACCTAAGTTCGGTCCTGCTCTTATACATACAAGTTTTAAAAGCTGATGGATATTTTTTAGGATGAAATcagtggattaaaaaaaaaattaaatttcaaataaTGCAAATAAAGTTAGCAAGTATTTATTTGATTATGAAATAGATTTGAAAGAATTAAAACTTCACTTTTTGAGGACACATCataaggacattttttttttaatttctcttaAGATTGCGCAACAAAACAGTTTCTTACTTGGCTAACTTATcttattaataacattttatttccaaAGCAAAGATAAGGACGCCGGAGTCCACCCCAACTCCAATGGGTACATGATATGAGTTGAGAAAATGAAGGCAggcggtcgttgtgctggttacatgtcatgatttgttttttaaacattgttttttattgtgaaTAAAACCATGCGACAGGAAATTATGTTTCCAAATGTTCCTACTAGCTCCACGAAATTTCGATTATtgctgataaaaaaaagaagaactcTTTCGTTCCTTACTAGGTCAGACTGTAGCACCAGCTACTCGTTGACTAGGAAACATGAACTGGATTAAGACGTCTCTGTGTAGTCACTCCATGGGCTCGATGTGTAGTCACTAAATGGGCTCGATGTGTAGTCACTCCATGGGCTCTACGTGTAGTCACTCCATGGGCTCTACGTGTAGTCACTCCATGGGCTCTACGTGTAGTCACTCAATGGGCTCTACGTGTAGTCACTCAATGGGCTCTACGTGTAGTCACTCCATGGGCTCTATGTGTAGTCACTCCATGGGCTCGATGTGTAGTCACTCCATGGGCTCTATGTGTAGTCACTCCATGGGCTCTATATGTAGTCACTCAATGGGCTCTATATGTAGTCACTCAATGGGCTCGATGTGTAGTCACTCCATGGGCTCTATGTGTAGTCACTCAATGGGCTCGATGTGTAGTCACTCAATGGGCTCGATGTGTAGTCACTCCATGGGCTCGATGTGTAGTCACTCCATGGGCTCTATGTGTAGTCACTCCATGGGCTCGATGTGTAGTCACTCCATGGGCTCTATGTGTAGTCACTCCATGGGCTCtatgtgtctgttctatttatgtgaatgtatttgttgttttttattttataatcaaaacaaatttccttaaggctcaataaagcagtcttagtcttaaatatataaaaaatgaaacgttcccctttcagactttgtggtctatagggcagatgatgtcaaggtcatctgtttctgtggcccatggttaacgaacgtgtcatgtggccagcacaatgaccaaccacctttaggctactttttccccaactaatgtcaggtacccattagagctgggtgaactcagaggcgcccattgatccctaaattaaaaatcctagtcttcaccaggattcgaacctggcaCCGCCAGTCTTAAACATAACGAtagattatatatttaaattgagGAACCTGTCTCTTTGGAGTTTAGACTGAAAGTCACCAATAACTGCAgactttcaaaaagaaaatgtgaatTCATTTATCATGCATTTGATCTACATACCTTCAGGCTTGAAAAACAGACACActaacactagatctataaatttcaAGTAGTGTTATAGTGAAAGTATTCACGAGTGCTCTCCCCTAGACACGGTTCTCTGCTCTTCTACTCGGCGTGTGATATtgatgaatgtaaaaaaatttggaaaaaaaaaaaaactcaacaccTCCCTCTCCTGACAACTGCTATTGTCACGTGGTGGTAGCAGTACCGTACTGCAAAAGGTTACAACaacccaggggcgtagctaggaattttccatcattttggggcccgggggcttgacctctttggggggcctggggccctgcattttgcgtattatttaatatttaatgtaaaaacactcatttaCAAGCCCTTCTCTAGTGGGTGcccagggggattttcaaattctcccccaccatagctacgccactgcaacaccccacccccaccctcATCGCTCGcttcatattttatatgtaaaaaCCATTTGATGAACAGATGTTCTGAGGAGCTCTTTAGAAGTTAAAGGTTGACTTGGATTATTGGCTTGTTTGAATTTGTTATATAGTCAATAGCTATTTAAATTAAGTTTAGGGTTAGAGATTAGGTTATTGAAATTAAGTTTAGGGTTAGAGATTAGGTTATTGAAATTATGCTTAGGGGTGATTGAAATTAAGTTTAGGGTTAGATATTAGGCCATGCGCaaaaatgatgcgcgacggcacttcgactctctttggctttgtaaaaaactcgaagctggtgttccattagtatagttccatgattagGCTATTGAAATTAAGTTTAAGCTTAGAGATTAGAGTTTGGCATGGGGCGTGGTGATGTTTCTGGATAGGTCGCCTGTTGGGGTGAAAGATGGCACTTGATGAGCTACTTCATCGAATTCTTCGGCAAGAAAAAGTTCGTAGCTCTCTTtgattagttttctaaagaggTTCGGAGACCGTCAACATATGGGTTATCTAGTcttttgaaacataatttttaaaggTTATCTAAGAACAGGCGAAACAAAAATAGGATAAGATATTGGGACTACAAAACTATCGCGTGGCCATTATAAATCAATTTAttgtacagtggcgtagctagggtgggaggaggagggggtgaaTTCcgaaatcccccgggcccccaaattagtgtttttttttatattaaaaattaaatattatgcaaaatacaggggcccccaaagaggttaaTCCCCCCGGCCCCTAACGCTGGAAAATTCCAAGCTACGCCCCTGTTAGTTATATATATCTCTTCATCTCATGTTTAATAGAACAATCTATATATTAGGTAGCTGGACTTACTTTTTATTTCTGATTGCAGTGGACAGCTTTtcgggattaaaaaaaaacagtctgaAATCCGCGATTCAATTCCGCAAAGGAGTCGCAGTCCCAGTGGCGTATCTTTTAGGGGCCCACCTTTAGCACCCCTCCTTCCCCCAATAGAAGAACGTGGGGGACGACAAAGCATTGTGAGACTGGACCCTGAACACGGTTGTGATATAAATGAATGTCCAGTTCAGTAAGGGATGGATGGGTCAAGGCATGATAAGCTAATCTCTCTTTTCTGACCACTGgaagaaattattttctttggtcaATGGCGGAAAGGGGCATCgacccattttgtttttttttttttgttgttttttgagaCACTACAAACGATAACACAGCAAAAGTCTTCTTAAGATTTTTCTTGACGAGaggaggaagggggggggggactagtCTACTGAGAAATGTCGTgttgacattaaaaaaactttagaaggaaaaaaaatctcgTGAACATCTCTGCACGtgacaagtgaaaaaaaaagtgaaaaaaaaaagacaaagcagAAGAATGCACTTTTTCAAAATGGGGTTGAACTCTCGCATGCGCAGTCGCACAGTGTCAGCCTAACCCTCCCCACGTCTCTCAACAAGTAGGTCAGAACACGGTGTCATGGAATGCAGACAGCCTTGAGCTTGTTCTGTTTATAGCAGACATGTGTGAGCACAAGCAGACGACGGCGGAGCCAGAGCATAAGTATAGGAGGTGCCGATGTGGCCTTGGCATTACTCGGGGCCCCCTGGAGGAGTATCATATGTGGGGGCCAAC is part of the Biomphalaria glabrata chromosome 10, xgBioGlab47.1, whole genome shotgun sequence genome and harbors:
- the LOC106058639 gene encoding glutathione S-transferase 3-like → MAEAQSVKVLYFDVTGLGEILRLLLKFAGKEFEDVRLDRDKWPEIKPTMPFGQVPVLELDGKRYGQSVALASYLAREFGFYGKTNLEALTIDTVYQLQSDLLHGYAKYYRETDPVKKEEYLKEVKSEIGPRYLGFFENLLKESGTGFFVGDSITLADFVLFDVATGFLKPTVEDSIDNFPLVKKLVETVGEDERIKQYVSERK